From a region of the Hyphomicrobiales bacterium genome:
- the ahcY gene encoding adenosylhomocysteinase, translated as TGSLHMTIQTAVLIETLQALGADVRWASCNIFSTQDHAAAAIAAAGTPVYAFKGESLNDYWGFVDRIFEWPDGKTANMILDDGGDATLLVLLGAKAESDPSLLANPKNAEEEELYARIEARLDASPGWFSKVQEAIRGVTEETTTGVHRLYEMHKKGELPFPAINVNDSVTKSKFDNRYGCRESLVDGIRRATDVMMAGKVAVVCGYGDVGKGSAQSLRGAGARVIVTEVDPICALQAAMEGFDVKQIGDAVAIADIYVTATGNRDVITLDHMRAMKDMAIVCNIGHFDNEIQVEALRNFKWTNVKPQVDMIEFPDGKRILLLSEGRLVNLGNATGHPSFVMSASFTNQVLAQMELWQHPDRYQRQVHVLPKHLDEKVAALHLDKLGVRLTELSAAQAAYIGVSPQGPFKPDYYRY; from the coding sequence TCACCGGGTCGTTGCACATGACCATCCAGACCGCGGTGCTGATCGAGACCCTGCAGGCGTTGGGGGCCGACGTGCGCTGGGCCTCGTGCAACATCTTCTCCACCCAGGATCACGCCGCCGCCGCCATCGCCGCCGCCGGCACGCCGGTTTACGCCTTCAAGGGCGAATCGCTGAACGACTATTGGGGCTTCGTCGACCGGATTTTCGAGTGGCCCGACGGCAAGACCGCCAACATGATCCTCGACGATGGCGGCGATGCGACGCTTCTGGTCCTGCTCGGCGCCAAGGCGGAAAGCGACCCATCTCTCCTCGCCAACCCGAAGAACGCCGAGGAGGAAGAGCTCTATGCGCGCATCGAAGCGCGGCTTGACGCATCGCCCGGCTGGTTCTCGAAGGTCCAGGAGGCCATCCGCGGCGTCACCGAGGAAACGACGACGGGCGTGCATCGCCTTTACGAGATGCACAAGAAGGGTGAGCTGCCGTTTCCGGCGATCAATGTCAACGATTCGGTCACCAAGTCAAAGTTCGACAACCGGTACGGCTGCCGCGAGTCGCTGGTCGACGGCATCCGCCGCGCCACCGACGTGATGATGGCCGGCAAGGTCGCCGTGGTCTGCGGCTATGGCGATGTCGGCAAGGGCTCGGCGCAGTCGCTGCGCGGCGCCGGCGCGCGCGTCATCGTCACCGAGGTCGACCCGATCTGCGCCTTGCAGGCGGCCATGGAGGGCTTCGACGTCAAGCAGATCGGGGATGCGGTGGCGATCGCGGACATATACGTCACCGCCACCGGCAACAGGGACGTCATCACGCTCGACCATATGCGGGCGATGAAGGACATGGCGATCGTCTGCAACATCGGCCATTTCGACAATGAGATCCAGGTCGAGGCGCTGCGGAATTTCAAATGGACCAACGTCAAGCCGCAGGTCGACATGATCGAGTTCCCCGACGGCAAGCGGATATTGCTGTTGTCCGAGGGCCGGCTGGTCAATCTCGGCAACGCCACGGGCCATCCGAGTTTCGTCATGTCCGCCTCCTTCACCAACCAGGTGCTCGCCCAAATGGAGCTGTGGCAGCACCCGGACCGCTACCAGCGCCAGGTGCATGTGCTCCCCAAGCATCTCGACGAAAAGGTCGCGGCTCTGCATCTCGACAAGCTCGGCGTTCGTCTGACCGAGCTGAGCGCCGCCCAGGCCGCCTATATCGGCGTTTCGCCGCAGGGCCCCTTCAAGCCCGACTATTACCGCTACTAG